A stretch of the Corylus avellana chromosome ca6, CavTom2PMs-1.0 genome encodes the following:
- the LOC132185425 gene encoding putative F-box/LRR-repeat protein At3g18150, with the protein MQIDESYCALVNRWIEYAIESNVKELNLSNICPPKYSQVPKSVLVAKSITKLTLCFCNLKSLPNDINLSSLKKLVVGRVYMEDQNFQNLIAGCLVVEEIKFEHCKGLKNICVSGLPKLMVIELVNNFELESVEIEASNLKSLLANFVNPSPIFNLLPCENLKNLALYSANVTDKWLHDLLSKNPLIQSLDLNCCKMLKTINISSDRIQNLTFNRCRALIEVNIATPKLHRLKYFGNRKSFSSNTSTFSVVSSF; encoded by the coding sequence ATGCAGATTGATGAATCGTATTGTGCTCTCGTAAACCGTTGGATTGAGTATGCAATTGAAAGCAATGTCAAAGAGTTGAATCTCTCTAATATTTGCCCCCCTAAATACTCTCAGGTGCCGAAGAGTGTTCTAGTAGCAAAATCAATCACCAAGTTGACATTATGTTTTTGTAACTTGAAGTCATTACCCAATGATATTAACTTATCTTCTTTGAAGAAATTGGTTGTGGGTAGAGTTTATATGGAggaccaaaattttcaaaatctaattGCTGGTTGTCTTGTGGTAGAAGAGATAAAATTTGAACATTGTAAAGGGTTGAAAAATATATGTGTCTCGGGTCTTCCTAAACTCATGGTCATTGAGTTGGTAAATAATTTTGAACTTGAGAGCGTTGAGATTGAAGCATCAAATCTTAAATCTTTACTTGCCAATTTTGTGAACCCATCTCCAATATTCAACCTACTCCCATGTGAAAATCTAAAGAATTTAGCATTATATTCAGCCAATGTGACAGACAAATGGTTGCACGACCTTCTTTCTAAAAACCCACTCATTCAGAGCTTGGACCTAAATTGTTGTAAAATGTTGAAAACGATTAATATTTCAAGTGATCGCATCCAGAATTTGACATTTAATCGTTGTCGAGCGCTTATTGAAGTTAACATTGCTACTCCTAAGTTGCATAGACTCAAGTATTTTGGTAATCGTAAATCCTTTTCTTCAAACACTTCGACTTTCTCGGTAGTCTCTTCTTTTTAA
- the LOC132185426 gene encoding pentatricopeptide repeat-containing protein At5g16860-like, whose product MMFDSIAPEGRDVVTWTVMIGGYAQNGEANDVLELFSQMLGQESFLKPNAFTIACALVACSRLGALRFAMGHVPEMSFALHDVDDEEKGGLLLEHSEKLALAYGILTSPAGAPIRITKNLRVCGDCHTAITYISKIIDDEIILRDSSRFHHFRKGSCSCRG is encoded by the exons ATGATGTTTGATTCAATAGCACCAGAGGGTAGGGATGTGGTAACTTGGACTGTCATGATTGGCGGGTATGCTCAGAATGGAGAAGCCAATGATGTACTGGAGCTTTTCTCCCAGATGCTTGGACAGGAGAGTTTTTTAAAGCCAAATGCTTTTACTATAGCTTGTGCTCTGGTCGCTTGTTCTCGTTTGGGTGCCCTGAGGTTTG CTATGGGGCATGTTCCTGAGATGAGCTTTGCTCTTCATGATGTCGACGATGAGGAGAAGGGTGGGCTTCTTCTTGAACATAGTGAGAAGTTGGCGCTTGCATACGGCATCCTTACATCACCTGCAGGGGCACCCATCCGAATCACCAAGAACTTGCGCGTATGTGGTGATTGCCACACTGCTATCACCTACATATCCAAGATCATTGACGATGAAATTATCTTGAGAGACTCGAGCCGCTTCCATCATTTCAGGAAAGGATCCTGCTCCTGCAGAGGGTAA